In one Nicotiana tomentosiformis chromosome 6, ASM39032v3, whole genome shotgun sequence genomic region, the following are encoded:
- the LOC138893514 gene encoding uncharacterized protein has product MLIKNMVEELKKLTSRVQGVEGGKGIEGINYEDLCIQPDIELSEGYKPPKFEMFDGIGDPKVHLRTYCDKLVGVGKDERICMKLFMRSLTGDAILWYISQNPKKWVSWVSMASDFMDLFRFNTENTPDVFYIQNLKKKPKETFCEYATRWRSEAAKVRLALEEEQMNKFFVRAQDPQYYER; this is encoded by the coding sequence ATGCTCATCAAGAATATGGTAGAGGAACTTAAAAAGCTCACAAGCCGAGTCCAGGGTGTCGAAGGGGGTAAAGGCATTGAGGGTATAAACTATGAAGatctgtgtattcagccagacaTAGAACTatcagagggttacaaacctcccaagttcgagaTGTTTGACGGAATAGGTGACCCAAAGGTACATCTAAGGACATACTGTGACAAGCTAGTAGGAGTTGGAAAAGATGAAAGGATTTGCATGAAActattcatgagaagcctcactggagacgccATATTGTGGTACATCAGCCAAAATCCAAAGAAATGGGTTagttgggtaagcatggcatcagattttaTGGATCTATTCAGGTTTAATACGGAGAACACGCCAGATGTCTTCTATAtccagaatctcaagaagaagccaaaagagactttctgcgagtatgctactcgatggagatcggaagctgcaaaagtaaggctgGCATTGGAAGAAGAGCAGATGAACAAGTTCTTCGTCCGGGCCCAGGATCCACAATACTACGAAAGATAA